The DNA window CGATATCGCGCCCGTCCATAATGATCCCGCCTTTTTCAGCCAGGGAACGCTGGGACTGCAGGAGGAAATCCCTTACTTCTTTCTGTTTGGCCACCAGGCTCACATGGTCCGACACCTCATTGGTACGGATTTCCTTTGAAATATTTTGATCATTAAGATATAGGATCAGTTCACCATCATCATTTTTGAATTCGAGCCTGATCTGTGGAAGAGCGGAAAAAAGCCTGCTGAGATCAATCGCACGGTCCTCTCCGGTACAGTTCTGAAGAGCAAACCAGGTAATCCCCCGATAGAGGGCACCGGTATCCAGATGGATGATGCCGAGTTTTTGGGCAATAACCTTGGAGATTGAACTTTTTCCGGTAGACGAGTAGCCATCTATAGCTATTACAGGTTTTTTCATGCCGCAAATTTCAAGAAATTTTCTCAAAAATCAAGCAATCTGTCTTAAAATTTATGGTAAAATGGAGAAGGGCGGGAATTATTATTCTCCCCTGTGGCCGCTCAGGTCAACAGAGATACCGATCTGGTTGACGTTAGATGCGTTATGGTACCGTACGTGGGCATAATCCAGGCGGAATTTCGAGATCTTGATTCCGAAGCCTCCTGAAATTCCTGAGAAATTCCTCTGGTCGGCAATGGCCATTTCGTTTCCTCTCCTTACATTATACCCGAGGCGTATGTTGAAACCTTTGTCCGGGAACAGCTCGGCTCCCAAAGAAAAATGGTCAGCGATCTTTCTCCCGACATTCACTTCCTGTCCGTTGACATTGTACTGAGAGGAAATATCAAACTGCTGGAGATCATGTGCAGTGATGGTGATAGCCAATGGTATCGCTGTCAATGTCCGTGTGTATCCGAGATCGATCCTGAACGGAAGGTTTTCACGGATTCCGTTAAAGGATTTGAACTGATACCCGAAGTTCCGGAATACCACCGATGCAACTTCTCTGTTCTTTTTATTATGATAGGTAACCCCTGCAGTTCCCGAAATGGCTGAAGAGGAGAAATTATCAATTTTTGAAGTAATAAAATTAATGCCTCCCCCGATGGTCCAGTCTTCCTCAAACTGGTAGGCGTATCCGGCACCTACAGCCACATCGGATGCAGAGAATGATCCGTTTTCAAAACCGCTTTCATCTGTTCTGGGAATGTCGCCGTAGTTCATGTACCGGGCATTTATCGTAGCCATATGGCCATTCTCAAAATCCTTTGCAAAAGCAATCGTCCCGTACTTGGAATCTGCAAGATACGATGCTGCATTCACGGAAAGCTGCTTGTCTGAATCCCGGTTAAGAAGGGCCGGGTTGGCAATGGCAAATGAAACGTCATAGTCCCGGATGGTGATAGCGTCGCCGCCAAGAGCTGCCTGCCGTGCAGAGACAGGGATATTTAAGAAAGGATAGACATTTGTTCCTGTTTGTGCATAAGAAACAATTCCTGACAGAAATAATGAAAAAAAGATAATTTTCTTCAACGCAATTTATAATTAATGCAAAAATAATCCTTTTTCGTACTTTTCAAAATATTTCTCCTATTATTTCTGCTCAAATATTTTCTTTAACCATTATTTTTAATGATTATATTTGCAAAATCAAATTTCAGGAAACTTAAGCCCTGATTAAAAAAGTTATTACATATACAAGATGAAATACAAAAGAATCCTTCTGAAACTGAGTGGTGAAGCGTTAATGGGAAACCGACAATACGGTATTGACAATGACAGGCTACAGGAATATGCGGCGGAAATAAAAAAAGTTGTGGACAAAGGCTGTGAGATAGCCATCGTAATCGGAGGAGGAAATATATTCCGCGGTGTAGCGGGAGCAGCCAAGGGAATGGACAGGGTACAGGGTGATTATATGGGCATGCTGGCTACCGTGATCAACGGAATGGCATTACAGGGAGCCCTTGAAGATGCCGGAATCAAAACCCGCTTACAGTCTGCCATCGAAATGGACAAAGTAGCTGAACCGTTCATCAAAAGACGTGCGGTAAGACACCTTGAAAAAGGAAGAGTGGTGATTTTCGGAGCCGGTACCGGGAACCCGTATTTTACTACTGACACGGCTGCAACACTGCGTGCTATCGAGATCGATGCCAATGTCATCCTTAAAGGAACCCGTGTGGACGGAATCTATGACAGCGACCCTGAAAAGAATGAAAACGCCGTAAAATACAATTCTCTTTCTTTTGACGAAGTATTCGAGAAAAACCTTAAAGTGATGGATATGACCGCCTTTACTTTAAGCCACGAAAATAAGCTTCCGATCATTGTATTTGATATGAATAAGGCAGGAAATCTTGAAAAAATTGTAGAAGGAGAGAATGTTGGTACTTTAGTTGACCTATAAATCATGAGCCAAGCAGAAAGTCAAAAAAGAGCCAAGGTGATACGGTTGCATGCCGATATACTTTTAATTTTTTTCTTTTAACTTGAATCTTTAATACATGTGTAACCTATCAAATTTTTATTATATAATGGAAGAATTAGATCTTATATTAGAATCTGTAAAACAGGATATGGAAGCTGCTGTAAAGCACCTGGAACACGCTTTTCAGCGCATCAGAGCCGGAAGAGCATCCACGAATATGGTGCAGGATGTAATGGTTGAATATTATGGTGCCATGACACCGATCAACCAGGTAGCCAACGTTTCCGTTCCGGATGCTATGACGATTTCCATTCAGCCTTGGGACAGAAGTGCAATCAACGCCATTGAAAAAGCCATCATCAATTCCAATTTAGGCTTTGCTCCTTCCAATAACGGAGAAAATATCATCCTAAATGTACCGCCTTTAACGGAGGAAAGAAGAAGGGATCTGGCAAAACAGGCTAAAGGAGAAGTGGAACAGACCAAAGTAACCATCAGAAATGCAAGACAGGACGGTCTTAAAGAACTGAAAAGACTGGAAGGTGTTTCTGAAGATGTGGTTAAGGGAGTGGAAGCGGATATCCAGGAACTTACTGACAAATATGTTAAGCTTTGCGA is part of the Chryseobacterium camelliae genome and encodes:
- the cmk gene encoding (d)CMP kinase; its protein translation is MKKPVIAIDGYSSTGKSSISKVIAQKLGIIHLDTGALYRGITWFALQNCTGEDRAIDLSRLFSALPQIRLEFKNDDGELILYLNDQNISKEIRTNEVSDHVSLVAKQKEVRDFLLQSQRSLAEKGGIIMDGRDIGTVVLPNADYKFFLTASIDERTRRRYTELLSLGIEADEQQVKENLIQRDRIDSEREISPLRQADDAIVIDNTFLNKKETIDEILSYLNKN
- the porQ gene encoding type IX secretion system protein PorQ codes for the protein MKKIIFFSLFLSGIVSYAQTGTNVYPFLNIPVSARQAALGGDAITIRDYDVSFAIANPALLNRDSDKQLSVNAASYLADSKYGTIAFAKDFENGHMATINARYMNYGDIPRTDESGFENGSFSASDVAVGAGYAYQFEEDWTIGGGINFITSKIDNFSSSAISGTAGVTYHNKKNREVASVVFRNFGYQFKSFNGIRENLPFRIDLGYTRTLTAIPLAITITAHDLQQFDISSQYNVNGQEVNVGRKIADHFSLGAELFPDKGFNIRLGYNVRRGNEMAIADQRNFSGISGGFGIKISKFRLDYAHVRYHNASNVNQIGISVDLSGHRGE
- the pyrH gene encoding UMP kinase, which codes for MKYKRILLKLSGEALMGNRQYGIDNDRLQEYAAEIKKVVDKGCEIAIVIGGGNIFRGVAGAAKGMDRVQGDYMGMLATVINGMALQGALEDAGIKTRLQSAIEMDKVAEPFIKRRAVRHLEKGRVVIFGAGTGNPYFTTDTAATLRAIEIDANVILKGTRVDGIYDSDPEKNENAVKYNSLSFDEVFEKNLKVMDMTAFTLSHENKLPIIVFDMNKAGNLEKIVEGENVGTLVDL
- the frr gene encoding ribosome recycling factor, which produces MEELDLILESVKQDMEAAVKHLEHAFQRIRAGRASTNMVQDVMVEYYGAMTPINQVANVSVPDAMTISIQPWDRSAINAIEKAIINSNLGFAPSNNGENIILNVPPLTEERRRDLAKQAKGEVEQTKVTIRNARQDGLKELKRLEGVSEDVVKGVEADIQELTDKYVKLCDDHLKTKEAEIMKV